In Mercenaria mercenaria strain notata chromosome 14, MADL_Memer_1, whole genome shotgun sequence, the following are encoded in one genomic region:
- the LOC128548231 gene encoding integumentary mucin C.1-like, with protein sequence MIQIAINIESKRQLSFPKQRQQRYTIITTTTTTPTTTTTTTTTPTTTTPTTTTATTTTTATTTPTTTVLPTRARTSTETTRKEKPTKYRKTTTVKKTKSTTKPEQTTELNVFMWEATGGMVGIVISCVLFIACLVGGVFICRR encoded by the exons ATGATCCAGATTGCTATTAACATTGAAAGTAAAAG ACAGCTTTCTTTCCCAAAACAACGTCAACAAAGATACACCATCATCACCACCACAACAACAACCCCAACTacaacaaccacaacaacaacGACCCCAACAACAACAACCCCAACTACAACAACCGCAACTACAACAACCACAGCTACAACGACCCCAACTACAACAGTATTACCAACACGAGCACGAACAAGTACAGAAACTACGAGAAAGGAAAAACCAACTAAATATAGGAAAACGACAacagtaaagaaaacaaaaagtacaACTAAACCTGAACAAACAACGGAGCTCAATGTATTTATGTGGGAAGCAACAG GCGGTATGGTTGGAATTGTGATTTCATGTGTTCTTTTCATCGCCTGTCTTGTTGGTGGCGTCTTCATCTGTAGAAGGTAA